One Sediminicola sp. YIK13 DNA segment encodes these proteins:
- the truA gene encoding tRNA pseudouridine(38-40) synthase TruA yields the protein MQKERYYYLIELQFLGFRYSGWQKQPGQKTIESMLLKTLKFILPERKFKILGAGRTDAKVSALHAAFELFLDDAPLNDLMVFKALFNRNLPPDIRITSILSVDKDFNVIQHSKEKEYVYLFSYGQKNHPFSAPFIANIQDDLDLGLMTKATSLFVGSHDFRNYTTRHQENTNSKRRIKSCLIQENTILKANFFPEKSYALHIVSEGFMRYQVRMIMGALILLGKGELSLNDIEESLKPDTAFLLSYVAPGSGLLLNRLDFQ from the coding sequence ATGCAGAAGGAACGCTATTATTACTTGATTGAATTACAATTCTTGGGATTCCGATATAGTGGATGGCAGAAGCAGCCGGGCCAGAAGACTATTGAGAGCATGCTCCTCAAAACCTTAAAGTTTATATTGCCTGAAAGAAAATTCAAAATCTTGGGGGCAGGACGTACCGATGCGAAGGTTTCCGCACTACATGCCGCCTTTGAACTATTTTTAGATGATGCTCCGCTGAACGACTTAATGGTATTTAAAGCGCTATTCAATAGAAATTTACCCCCAGATATTAGAATTACATCTATTTTGTCTGTCGATAAGGACTTTAATGTTATTCAACATAGTAAGGAAAAGGAATACGTCTATTTATTTTCATACGGCCAAAAAAACCATCCCTTTAGTGCTCCCTTTATTGCCAACATACAGGATGATCTGGATTTGGGACTGATGACCAAAGCCACCAGTTTGTTTGTGGGGAGCCATGATTTCCGGAACTACACGACAAGGCATCAGGAAAACACCAATTCCAAACGAAGAATAAAAAGCTGTTTAATACAAGAGAACACGATCTTAAAGGCCAATTTTTTCCCCGAAAAAAGCTATGCCCTTCATATAGTATCAGAAGGTTTTATGCGCTATCAGGTACGCATGATCATGGGTGCCTTAATTTTATTGGGAAAGGGGGAGCTCAGCCTAAATGATATAGAAGAATCCCTAAAACCAGATACTGCTTTTCTTTTGTCCTACGTTGCACCAGGTTCTGGTTTATTGTTGAATAGATTGGACTTTCAATAA
- a CDS encoding vWA domain-containing protein → MAMNKRKGFRFSKYEAPNQTPFEKLFEIFKELITHTSGDVDEALDWLRELDKEYELTDENYTIDDFIEDLKAKGFLREEFKDGGGDGSGEGDGDLSITAKMERVIRQAALDQIFGKLKRSGSGNHKTGKSGRGDEHTGEFREYRYGDGLEHISMTESLKNAQINHGMDSFSLSEDDLVVEDTQYKAQMSTVLMIDISHSMILYGEDRITPAKKVAMALAELITTRYPKDTLEILVFGNDAWPIPIKDLPYLKVGPYHTNTVAGLQLAMDMLRRKRNTNKQIFMITDGKPSCLRMPDGTYYKNSVGLDDYIVEKCYNMARQARKLHIPITTFMIAKDPYLTQFVRHFSEANNGKAFFTGLKGLGEMIFEDYEQNRRKRLKG, encoded by the coding sequence ATGGCTATGAACAAAAGAAAAGGGTTTCGTTTTTCCAAGTACGAGGCACCGAACCAAACTCCCTTCGAAAAGCTTTTTGAGATTTTTAAAGAGCTGATCACACATACTTCCGGGGATGTGGATGAGGCGTTGGATTGGTTGCGGGAGCTGGACAAGGAATACGAACTTACAGATGAAAATTACACCATTGATGACTTCATTGAAGACCTCAAAGCAAAAGGGTTTTTAAGAGAAGAATTCAAAGATGGTGGAGGCGATGGTTCTGGGGAAGGCGATGGAGATTTATCCATAACCGCCAAAATGGAGCGTGTAATAAGACAAGCGGCGTTGGACCAGATTTTTGGTAAACTCAAACGCAGCGGTTCGGGCAACCATAAAACCGGTAAATCCGGTAGGGGAGACGAGCATACAGGGGAATTTCGGGAATATAGGTACGGCGACGGACTGGAACATATTTCCATGACCGAGAGCCTTAAGAATGCCCAAATAAACCACGGAATGGACAGCTTTTCCCTAAGCGAGGATGATCTTGTGGTAGAGGATACCCAATACAAGGCCCAAATGAGTACGGTGCTTATGATTGATATCTCCCACAGTATGATTCTTTATGGGGAGGATCGAATTACCCCTGCTAAAAAGGTAGCAATGGCCCTGGCTGAACTAATTACCACCCGATATCCCAAAGACACCTTGGAGATTTTGGTTTTTGGTAATGATGCGTGGCCAATCCCTATAAAGGATCTTCCATATTTGAAAGTGGGTCCCTATCATACCAATACAGTAGCAGGATTGCAGCTGGCCATGGACATGCTCAGAAGAAAACGGAATACCAACAAACAGATATTCATGATTACCGATGGTAAACCTAGTTGTTTGCGCATGCCGGACGGTACTTACTATAAGAACAGTGTTGGCTTGGATGATTATATTGTGGAGAAATGCTACAATATGGCCAGACAGGCTAGAAAATTACATATTCCAATTACCACGTTTATGATTGCCAAAGATCCGTATTTAACGCAGTTTGTGCGTCATTTTTCGGAAGCCAATAATGGCAAGGCCTTCTTCACAGGACTAAAAGGGCTTGGTGAAATGATTTTTGAAGATTACGAGCAAAATAGAAGAAAAAGATTAAAAGGATAA
- a CDS encoding WD40/YVTN/BNR-like repeat-containing protein, with the protein MKKIIYKLLVGAILLPFVGLAQETKTNNGKEIFGDMTARHIGPALMSGRINDMEVHPTNSRIIYAGTAGGGVWKSNDAGTTFNPIFDEYCQSIGTVTLDPNDPDNTIYVGTGETWTRNSVSVGDGLYKSVDGGTNWDKIGFDASERITSIIVNPKNSKEIYVGVLGALWSDSEERGVYKSTDAGATWEKLLYVNAKTGCADLAMDTSNPNTLYASMWEFRRTGWSFESGGSNSALYKSVDGGATWNKIHNGFPEGNLGRLGIAVAPSKPNILYTVIEAEKDEKKGLYRSDDAGESWKQLNNDFGITVRPFYFSRIVVDPKDENVVVKGGLSGSISRDGGKTFKNLGNMHSDIHDFAFGIKDSDILYVGTDGGVYRSWNGGNTMEIVENLPLSQFYHVSVDNEEPYNVYGGLQDNGSWYGPSSSPGGVEARDWNSVGYGDGFRVLKHPTKKIIYSEMQGAENVWRYDVEKNLTKTIQPLPTKETPKLRFNWNAPMAVSEHQPDRFYMGSQYLHKSEDMGDTWQIISPDLTTNDPKKQNQEDSGGLSKDNSGAENHTTIFTIAESPKDEKVIWVGTDDGNVQVTQDGGKTWTNTVDNIIGLPKNTWCYHIEASSFDKGTAYAVFEGHTTGDMKPYAYKTTDFGKTWTNIITPEVEGFVRNIQEDYVNPDLLFLGTEFGLYITMDGGNNWYKFTNNMPSVAVHFIDLQKKTSDLVMGTHGRGIIIIDDISPLRDLTPEVMDKNVHFFANKPTVIDEQGGFSSGFGNETQFVGQNKTKDVQIKYYLKKRHTFGKMSMEVQDMEGNKIMELGPGKSKGINIVNWGYTRNVPKVAKGKTFSFGGFTAPKVPAGTYKVVMNKGKDTFEHTFELVYDERSPLSPSDRKLKNETIMKLYNMAEELAYLVYEVDALMEQTKTNGNTKLNSKLNDLKKTLVVTTGDNYVGSAEPQLREKMTDLYSKLASNYDKPTASELDNLKVISERFTTAKTDFNKLKKKSKAYESLQLKSFEDFVESK; encoded by the coding sequence ATGAAAAAAATAATATATAAACTTTTAGTTGGCGCAATCCTCCTTCCTTTTGTTGGACTTGCCCAGGAAACAAAAACCAATAATGGTAAAGAAATTTTTGGTGACATGACCGCAAGGCATATCGGTCCTGCTCTTATGAGCGGACGTATAAATGATATGGAAGTACACCCCACCAATAGTCGCATCATCTATGCGGGTACGGCAGGTGGCGGGGTTTGGAAATCCAACGATGCCGGGACGACTTTTAATCCTATTTTTGATGAATATTGTCAATCCATTGGTACTGTTACCCTGGATCCCAATGATCCGGACAATACAATTTATGTGGGAACCGGTGAAACTTGGACAAGGAATAGCGTTTCTGTAGGAGACGGACTTTATAAATCAGTTGATGGAGGAACCAATTGGGATAAAATTGGTTTTGACGCTTCTGAACGAATTACAAGTATTATTGTTAATCCTAAAAACTCCAAGGAAATCTATGTGGGTGTTTTGGGTGCCTTATGGAGCGACAGTGAGGAAAGGGGTGTTTATAAGTCCACAGACGCAGGAGCAACTTGGGAAAAGCTATTGTATGTCAATGCCAAGACGGGATGTGCAGATTTAGCCATGGACACATCAAATCCTAATACCCTTTACGCCTCCATGTGGGAATTTAGACGAACAGGTTGGTCCTTTGAGTCGGGAGGCAGTAACAGCGCGCTTTATAAGTCTGTGGACGGGGGGGCAACTTGGAATAAAATACACAATGGTTTTCCTGAAGGGAATTTAGGCCGTTTGGGAATAGCAGTAGCACCCTCAAAGCCAAATATCCTTTACACGGTAATAGAAGCAGAGAAAGACGAAAAGAAAGGATTGTATCGAAGTGATGATGCAGGAGAATCGTGGAAACAGTTAAACAATGATTTCGGAATAACGGTTAGACCTTTTTATTTTTCTAGAATTGTAGTTGATCCAAAAGATGAAAATGTTGTGGTCAAAGGAGGCTTAAGTGGCTCCATTTCCAGAGATGGGGGTAAAACCTTTAAAAACCTTGGAAATATGCACAGTGATATCCATGATTTTGCATTTGGTATCAAAGATTCCGATATCCTTTATGTGGGTACGGATGGTGGCGTTTACCGTTCTTGGAATGGTGGTAATACCATGGAAATTGTGGAAAACCTACCACTTTCACAGTTTTATCATGTTAGTGTAGATAATGAGGAACCATACAACGTCTACGGAGGCTTACAGGACAATGGATCATGGTATGGTCCATCCAGTTCCCCAGGAGGCGTGGAAGCCAGGGATTGGAATTCTGTTGGTTACGGAGATGGTTTTAGGGTCTTAAAACATCCGACAAAAAAAATCATTTACTCCGAAATGCAAGGAGCTGAAAATGTGTGGCGCTATGATGTGGAAAAAAACCTTACCAAGACCATTCAGCCACTGCCTACAAAGGAAACTCCAAAATTGAGATTTAATTGGAATGCCCCAATGGCAGTTAGCGAGCACCAACCTGATCGTTTTTACATGGGGAGCCAATACCTTCATAAATCGGAGGATATGGGAGATACGTGGCAGATCATCTCCCCAGACCTTACCACCAATGACCCAAAAAAGCAAAATCAGGAAGATTCAGGCGGATTATCCAAGGATAATTCAGGGGCAGAAAACCACACCACCATCTTTACGATTGCAGAATCCCCAAAGGATGAAAAGGTCATTTGGGTGGGTACGGACGACGGAAATGTACAAGTTACCCAAGATGGAGGAAAAACCTGGACCAATACGGTAGATAATATTATTGGTTTACCTAAGAATACCTGGTGCTACCATATAGAAGCAAGTTCCTTTGATAAAGGGACTGCATATGCTGTTTTTGAAGGTCATACAACTGGTGATATGAAACCATATGCCTATAAAACCACTGATTTTGGTAAAACGTGGACCAATATCATTACCCCGGAAGTTGAAGGCTTTGTTAGAAACATCCAAGAGGACTATGTAAATCCTGACCTATTATTTTTGGGTACGGAGTTTGGACTATACATCACTATGGATGGCGGAAACAATTGGTATAAATTCACAAACAATATGCCTTCAGTGGCTGTACATTTCATTGATCTCCAGAAAAAAACGAGCGACCTTGTAATGGGGACTCACGGTAGGGGCATCATCATCATTGACGATATCTCCCCCTTAAGGGATCTTACCCCTGAGGTCATGGATAAAAATGTGCATTTTTTCGCGAACAAGCCAACCGTAATTGATGAGCAAGGAGGGTTTTCCAGCGGATTTGGTAATGAAACCCAATTTGTGGGTCAGAACAAGACCAAGGACGTTCAAATTAAGTACTACTTAAAAAAGAGACACACCTTTGGTAAAATGTCGATGGAAGTACAGGATATGGAAGGGAACAAAATCATGGAACTTGGACCAGGTAAATCCAAAGGAATTAATATAGTGAATTGGGGCTACACCAGGAACGTACCTAAAGTGGCCAAGGGAAAAACATTCAGTTTTGGCGGCTTTACAGCACCTAAAGTTCCGGCTGGCACCTATAAGGTTGTCATGAACAAAGGAAAGGATACCTTTGAACATACCTTTGAGCTTGTTTATGACGAAAGGTCCCCCCTTTCTCCAAGTGATCGCAAACTCAAAAATGAGACCATCATGAAGCTTTACAATATGGCAGAAGAGTTGGCCTATCTGGTTTATGAAGTAGACGCACTTATGGAGCAAACTAAAACTAATGGGAATACCAAGTTGAATTCCAAACTGAATGACCTGAAAAAAACCTTGGTCGTTACAACCGGGGACAATTATGTTGGATCGGCGGAACCACAGCTTAGGGAGAAAATGACCGACCTGTACAGCAAATTGGCAAGTAATTATGACAAGCCTACTGCATCAGAATTGGACAACCTAAAAGTTATCTCTGAACGATTCACTACTGCGAAAACAGACTTTAATAAACTGAAAAAGAAATCCAAGGCTTATGAAAGCCTGCAATTAAAAAGTTTTGAGGATTTTGTGGAGAGCAAATAA
- the epsC gene encoding serine O-acetyltransferase EpsC, translating to MDKESIIKKIIQHKKQPNLRYRLKHNVESFTDRLFFMLFDIETPVEENLDILEKEFDELVSLACWHLETPCKKVWNNYMAKIPTILEKLNLDAEAIVNCDPASLSIEEVYMAYPGFYAIAIYRLAHELYEEGFPMVPRLMTEYAHRQTGVDINPGAKIGDSFFIDHATGVVIGETAIIMNNVKIYQGVTLGGLYVAKNLQNTKRHPTIENNVTIYANATILGGKTVIGENSIVGGNAWITSSIPPNSTVYHKPEIKIKTITNGS from the coding sequence ATGGATAAAGAATCAATCATAAAGAAAATAATACAACATAAAAAACAACCCAATTTAAGATACCGGTTGAAACATAATGTAGAGAGTTTCACAGATCGACTTTTTTTCATGCTTTTCGATATTGAAACGCCGGTAGAAGAAAATTTAGACATTTTGGAAAAGGAGTTTGACGAGTTGGTGAGTTTAGCCTGTTGGCATTTGGAAACCCCTTGCAAAAAAGTATGGAACAATTATATGGCCAAAATACCCACTATTTTGGAAAAACTAAATTTGGATGCAGAGGCCATTGTGAACTGTGATCCCGCCTCCCTATCCATAGAAGAGGTGTATATGGCCTATCCTGGTTTTTATGCCATCGCCATTTACCGATTGGCCCATGAATTATATGAAGAAGGGTTTCCTATGGTTCCCCGCCTAATGACAGAATATGCCCATAGGCAAACAGGGGTCGATATCAATCCCGGAGCCAAGATTGGGGATTCCTTTTTTATAGACCATGCAACTGGGGTGGTTATAGGTGAGACGGCCATAATCATGAACAATGTTAAAATCTACCAAGGGGTCACTTTAGGTGGGCTATATGTTGCCAAAAATCTACAGAATACCAAAAGACACCCTACCATAGAAAATAATGTGACCATTTATGCCAATGCCACTATTTTAGGCGGGAAAACCGTTATTGGTGAAAATAGTATTGTAGGCGGTAACGCATGGATCACGTCATCGATTCCTCCAAACTCAACGGTGTACCATAAACCAGAGATTAAAATAAAAACCATCACCAATGGGTCATAG
- a CDS encoding DUF1328 family protein, whose protein sequence is MALITAILGFGGLAGAAQGIAKILFIIIILVFLLTLIRGLFRK, encoded by the coding sequence ATGGCACTTATTACGGCAATTCTTGGATTTGGAGGATTGGCGGGTGCTGCTCAGGGAATAGCAAAAATACTTTTCATTATCATTATACTGGTTTTTCTACTCACCCTCATAAGAGGGTTGTTCAGGAAATAA
- the corA gene encoding magnesium/cobalt transporter CorA, whose product MSKKKPNHKVTQRKQPRANKKIGKAPGTVTYLGFREGQKSKVIIIDYDDSAFQVHQTDDVEKILDFKNTPSTSWINVVGLSDEAYIETLGKAFELNPLIIEDAVNTSQRPKIDEYEDYLFCVLKMIYLDANNELVSEHVAFVLMEKTVIVFQELQEDVFNGLRERIQTKSGRIRSRGADYLFFALLDAIIDNYFVVLENINAKIELLEEEVYDNPKPETARKIQDLKKEVLRVRRRIFPVKELINRLIDTENPLITKDTKLFLKDLMDHCLEINESLQIYREMSMSLLEMYMSNVSNKMNEVMKVLTIMASIFIPLTFIAGIYGMNFSYMPELQWKYGYFVVWGVMLTLFIAMLIFFKKKRWL is encoded by the coding sequence ATGTCCAAAAAGAAGCCTAACCATAAAGTAACCCAAAGAAAACAGCCAAGAGCGAATAAAAAAATAGGAAAGGCGCCAGGTACGGTAACCTATCTAGGGTTTAGGGAAGGTCAAAAAAGTAAAGTGATCATCATAGATTATGATGACAGTGCATTTCAAGTGCACCAAACGGATGATGTTGAAAAAATTCTAGATTTTAAGAATACTCCCTCTACTTCTTGGATCAATGTAGTAGGATTAAGTGATGAGGCCTACATAGAAACCCTTGGTAAGGCGTTTGAGTTGAACCCTTTGATAATAGAAGATGCGGTAAATACAAGTCAAAGACCAAAAATTGATGAATACGAAGATTACCTTTTTTGTGTCTTAAAAATGATTTATCTGGATGCCAACAATGAATTGGTCAGTGAACATGTCGCCTTTGTTTTAATGGAAAAAACTGTGATTGTATTCCAAGAACTTCAAGAGGATGTTTTTAATGGTCTCAGAGAACGTATCCAAACTAAATCGGGTCGCATAAGGAGTAGGGGGGCAGACTATTTGTTTTTCGCTCTTTTGGACGCCATTATAGATAATTATTTTGTTGTTTTGGAGAACATCAATGCCAAAATAGAGCTATTGGAGGAAGAGGTTTATGATAATCCAAAACCAGAAACGGCCCGTAAGATCCAAGATCTAAAAAAAGAGGTGTTAAGGGTGCGTAGGAGGATTTTTCCTGTCAAAGAACTGATCAATAGGCTTATAGATACTGAAAATCCCTTGATTACAAAGGACACCAAATTATTCTTAAAAGATTTAATGGATCACTGTCTTGAAATCAATGAAAGTCTGCAGATTTATCGGGAAATGTCCATGAGCTTATTGGAAATGTACATGAGTAATGTCAGCAATAAGATGAACGAGGTCATGAAAGTACTTACCATCATGGCATCTATTTTTATTCCATTGACCTTTATTGCTGGAATCTATGGGATGAACTTTTCCTATATGCCAGAATTACAATGGAAATATGGCTATTTCGTGGTTTGGGGAGTTATGTTAACCCTTTTTATAGCTATGTTAATATTCTTTAAAAAGAAGCGCTGGCTTTAA
- a CDS encoding DUF1853 family protein, translating into MDSENLSKFNAFLQTPPLWHGNYDGLEQFDFPKVDLEHLQVEHIPQNIRLGHQMEYVFHQLVQHSSRYRVNAYNIPIRQDKISLGEIDFILRDLEKNKLVHVELTFKFYILDPTFPNLIHQLIGPNKRDTFYAKKEKIKHHQIPLLYSKEGDRTLKDRDIEVKDLDHKVCFKGQVYIPLDLENQDLAPLNTECIAGFWMTRDNFSSFIREDIQFYIPFKKEWPQNPTAGLQWQSYQEIEQDLDSQLANKNSPMVWLKKSNGEFVKIFVVWWLGFVMPNF; encoded by the coding sequence ATGGATAGTGAAAACCTTTCAAAATTTAACGCCTTTTTACAAACTCCACCCTTATGGCACGGAAACTATGATGGCCTAGAGCAATTTGACTTTCCAAAAGTTGATCTGGAGCATTTACAGGTTGAGCACATACCCCAAAATATAAGATTGGGACATCAAATGGAATATGTTTTCCATCAACTTGTTCAACACTCATCGCGTTATAGGGTCAACGCCTATAATATTCCTATTAGACAGGATAAAATTAGTTTGGGTGAAATTGATTTTATCCTGAGGGATCTGGAAAAAAACAAACTAGTACACGTTGAGCTTACCTTTAAGTTTTACATTTTGGATCCTACCTTTCCCAATCTTATCCACCAATTGATAGGGCCTAATAAAAGGGATACTTTTTATGCCAAAAAAGAGAAAATCAAACACCATCAGATACCATTATTGTATTCCAAAGAGGGTGACCGAACATTAAAAGACAGGGATATTGAAGTTAAGGACCTGGATCACAAGGTTTGTTTTAAAGGCCAGGTCTATATTCCGTTAGATCTAGAAAACCAAGACCTAGCCCCTTTAAATACAGAATGTATTGCAGGATTCTGGATGACCAGGGATAATTTTTCATCCTTTATCAGAGAAGATATTCAATTTTATATTCCTTTTAAAAAGGAGTGGCCTCAAAACCCGACAGCTGGATTACAGTGGCAGTCCTATCAAGAAATTGAGCAGGATTTAGATTCCCAATTGGCAAATAAAAACTCCCCCATGGTTTGGTTAAAAAAATCCAATGGGGAGTTCGTTAAAATTTTTGTGGTGTGGTGGTTAGGATTTGTTATGCCTAACTTTTAA
- the cysM gene encoding cysteine synthase CysM, which produces MGHSVIDLIGNTPLVESRVLNQNPNVRLFFKMEGHNPGGSVKDRAALNMIQSGLERGDIDKTSKLIEATSGNTGIALAMIAGIYGLDIELVMPENSTKERVQTMRAYGAKVTLTPADIGIEGARDYAEEKVANHGYIMLNQFGNDDNWKAHYKSTGPEIWRDTEGKVTHFVSSMGTTGTIMGTSTFLKEKNPNIQIVGVQPADDAKIPGIRKWPEEYLPKIFDRSKVDQIIEVTEEAAIVMAKRLAKEEGVFSGMSSGGATVAALELAKTLEKGVIVSIICDRGDRYLSSDLFE; this is translated from the coding sequence ATGGGTCATAGCGTAATAGATCTAATTGGAAATACCCCTTTGGTAGAATCAAGGGTGTTGAACCAAAATCCAAATGTCCGATTGTTTTTTAAAATGGAAGGACATAATCCCGGAGGCAGTGTAAAAGACCGGGCGGCACTTAATATGATCCAAAGTGGTCTGGAAAGAGGCGATATTGACAAAACCTCTAAACTAATTGAAGCCACTAGCGGAAATACCGGAATTGCATTGGCCATGATAGCAGGCATCTATGGTTTGGACATCGAGTTGGTCATGCCCGAAAATTCAACAAAAGAACGGGTTCAGACCATGAGGGCATATGGAGCAAAAGTGACCTTGACCCCTGCAGATATTGGTATTGAAGGAGCACGTGATTATGCCGAGGAGAAAGTGGCCAACCATGGTTACATCATGTTGAACCAATTTGGTAATGACGATAACTGGAAGGCACATTATAAAAGTACAGGTCCAGAAATTTGGAGGGACACCGAAGGAAAAGTAACACATTTTGTATCCTCCATGGGAACCACAGGTACCATTATGGGAACCTCTACTTTTTTAAAAGAAAAGAATCCCAACATACAGATTGTAGGGGTGCAACCTGCGGACGATGCCAAAATACCCGGGATACGAAAATGGCCGGAAGAGTATTTACCCAAAATTTTTGATAGAAGTAAGGTCGATCAGATTATTGAGGTGACCGAAGAAGCAGCCATAGTAATGGCCAAAAGATTGGCCAAGGAAGAAGGAGTGTTCTCCGGCATGAGCAGTGGCGGGGCTACAGTAGCCGCTTTGGAATTAGCCAAAACCTTAGAAAAGGGAGTTATTGTTTCCATTATTTGTGATAGGGGCGATCGCTATTTATCCTCTGACTTATTCGAATAA
- a CDS encoding Dps family protein — translation MNYLNINEEKLLPVVIELNTLLADYHMYYQKLRNFHWNILGNNFFDLHEKFEELYTDARVKVDEIAERILTLRYHPMSNYSEYLKASSIEESTISLADNEMVEEILKAHRLLLMQMSKVVDKANSIGDEGTIDMIGGYIGNLEKTSWMLDAWNKNKTDKLKDATVN, via the coding sequence ATGAACTATTTAAATATTAATGAAGAAAAACTTTTGCCTGTTGTTATTGAACTCAATACACTTTTGGCAGATTACCACATGTACTATCAAAAATTAAGGAACTTCCATTGGAACATCTTGGGAAACAACTTTTTTGACCTCCACGAAAAATTTGAGGAGCTATATACAGATGCTAGAGTAAAGGTAGACGAAATCGCCGAACGTATTTTAACACTGCGATATCACCCTATGAGTAATTACAGCGAATATTTAAAAGCTTCTTCTATTGAAGAAAGTACAATTTCGTTAGCTGATAATGAAATGGTCGAAGAAATTTTAAAAGCACACCGATTATTGCTCATGCAAATGTCAAAAGTGGTTGATAAGGCCAATTCCATAGGGGATGAAGGTACAATAGACATGATTGGGGGCTATATTGGCAACCTTGAAAAAACAAGCTGGATGTTGGATGCTTGGAATAAAAACAAAACCGATAAATTGAAAGATGCCACGGTGAACTAG
- a CDS encoding DUF2461 domain-containing protein — protein MQSTLITKDIFDFLKALEKNNNREWFTEHKSQFKALESKVKDFCKSVLQALEEHDEIEKLKMFRIYRDVRFSKDKTPYKGHFACSYSRLGASLRGGYYIRLKPGESFIAVGFWEPNKDDLLRIRKELETDSSDFREILNEPTFKKVWGDLQGEELKTAPKGFDKEDPNIDLIRKKQFIFVKHFSDQEVFAPDFRNTINESFKAIRPYFDLISEILTTNLNGETLLG, from the coding sequence ATGCAGAGCACATTGATTACGAAAGATATCTTCGATTTTTTAAAAGCATTGGAAAAAAATAATAACAGGGAGTGGTTTACAGAGCATAAATCACAGTTTAAGGCATTGGAATCCAAGGTTAAGGATTTTTGCAAAAGTGTATTGCAGGCCTTGGAGGAACACGATGAAATAGAAAAACTAAAAATGTTCCGCATCTATCGCGATGTCCGGTTTTCAAAGGACAAAACACCCTATAAGGGTCATTTTGCATGTTCTTATTCAAGATTGGGGGCGTCATTGCGCGGTGGGTATTATATCCGGTTAAAACCGGGTGAAAGCTTCATAGCAGTAGGTTTTTGGGAGCCAAATAAAGATGATCTACTAAGAATCAGAAAGGAGCTTGAAACGGATTCATCAGATTTTAGAGAAATACTCAATGAACCTACGTTTAAAAAAGTCTGGGGCGACCTGCAAGGGGAGGAGCTAAAAACAGCTCCAAAAGGATTCGATAAGGAAGATCCCAATATAGATCTTATCCGTAAAAAGCAGTTTATTTTTGTAAAGCACTTTTCAGACCAAGAGGTATTTGCTCCTGATTTTAGGAATACCATCAATGAGTCATTTAAGGCTATTAGGCCTTATTTTGATCTTATAAGCGAAATCCTCACCACCAATTTGAACGGAGAGACCCTATTGGGCTAA
- a CDS encoding acyl-CoA thioesterase: MRFHTRKWVKPEDLNANETLFGGRLLAWIDEEAALYSIIQLESKKVVTKYMSEINFMSTAVKGDIIEIGIEVVKFGKSSLTLNCEVRNKMTRETIVTVDNIIMVNLGVDGKPASHGKTKIEYVRDRLAAEN, from the coding sequence ATGAGATTTCATACTAGAAAATGGGTAAAACCAGAGGATTTAAATGCGAATGAGACCTTGTTTGGAGGTAGATTGCTTGCATGGATAGATGAGGAAGCTGCCCTTTACAGTATTATTCAGCTAGAAAGCAAGAAGGTTGTCACCAAATACATGTCGGAAATCAATTTTATGAGTACTGCGGTTAAAGGTGATATTATTGAAATAGGGATCGAAGTTGTAAAATTCGGGAAGTCCTCTTTGACACTAAATTGCGAGGTTCGAAATAAGATGACCCGTGAGACCATCGTTACGGTTGACAATATTATAATGGTAAACCTTGGGGTCGACGGAAAGCCGGCATCCCATGGCAAAACCAAGATAGAATATGTAAGAGATAGACTAGCGGCCGAAAATTAA